The window GACGATGAGCACCGCGTTGAGGAACTCGTCCTGGTCGGTGACGCCCCAGGGGGGCGTCGCGAAGACCGGGCTCGCGGCGACGATCTCCCCCGCGAACTCCTCCTTCACGCCCCGGAGCAGGGCCCGGCGGTCGTCCATGTTCGACCCGATCGACAGCACGGCGCGCATCAGGCGTTCCTGAACTGTGCTTCTCGACGCCGCGACCGCCGCGCCACCACCGCCACGTCCGCGAACGTGTGCGGGATGGGGGCCTCCGGCTTGTGGATGGTCACCTCGACCGCGTGCAGGAGCGGGAAGTCCGCCATCGCACGTTCCGCGATCTCCACGGCGACGGTCTCGATGAGGTCCCGCGGCTCCCCCTCCACCACGGAGACCGCCAGCTCAGCCAGCTCCGCGTAGTTGACGGTGAGGGTGAGGTCGTCGGTCGCGGCCGCCGGGCCGATCTCCAGCCAGCAGGTGACGTCGACGATGAAGGGCTGACCCTCCCGCTTCTCCTCGGGGAAGACACCGTGGTGGCCGAAGCACTCCAGGCCGGTGAGCTCGATGCGGTCAGCCACGGTCGCCTCCCGCGTTCCACAGGGCGGCGACGTCGACGGCGTCCCGGGAGACGGGCACGTTGTGCACCCGCACGCCCCACGCGCCCATCTGCGCGGAGATGGCGGTGACGGCGGCGGTCGCCGGGTCGGCGTCGGCGGGCACGACCTCCAGGCCGCGGGCGGCGCGCACGCCCGCGAGGAAACGCTTGCGGGACGCACCGACGAGCACGGGGAACTCCCCGGCGATGAACTCCGGCAGGTGGTTGAGCAGCGCCCAGTTGTCCTCGGAGGACTTGGCGAAACCGAGCCCCGGGTCGAGCACGATGCTGTCCCGCGCCACGCCCGCGGCCAGCGCATTGTCGACGAGCCTCCCCAGCGTGTCCCGCACGTCCGCCACGACGTCCCCGCCGTGGTCGGCCTGCCCGGCGGCGTCACCGAACTGGACGGTGCGCCAGTGCATGAGGCACACCGGCAGGTCCGTGTTCGCCATGACGCGGTACATGTCCGGGTCGGCGAGCCCGCCGGAGACGTCGTTGATCATCGCCACGCCCGCCTCCGCCGCGGCCAGCGCCACGGAGGCCCGCATCGTGTCGACGGAGGTGGGGATGCCCTCCTCCGCGAGTGCCGCGACGACGGGGGCGACGCGGGCGGCCTCCACGGCGGCGTCGACACGCGTGGCACCCGGGCGGGTGGACTCGCCGCCGACGTCGATCATGTCGGCGCCCTGCTCCACCAACTCACGGCCGTGGGCGATGGCCGCGTCGATGTCGAGCCAGCGCCCGCCGTCGGAGAAGGAGTCCTCCGTGACGTTGACGATGCCCATCACCAGGCAACGGCCCGGCACCGTGAGATCAGCAACCCGCATGACGTCAGCCCCGGATCAGGGAGAGGACCTCGGCGCGGGAGGCGGCGGAGGTCTTGAAACCGCCGCGCACCGCCGACGTCGTCGTCGTGGAACCCGGCTTGCGGATACCCCGCATCGCCATGCACAGGTGCTCACACTCGATGACCACGATGACCGCCTGCGCACCCAGCTTGTCCACCAGTGCATCCGCGATCTGCGACGTCAGCCGCTCCTGCACCTGCGGGCGCTTCGCGTACATGTCCGCCAGGCGGGCCAGCTTGGACAGGCCCGTGACGTGGCCGTTCCGCCCCGGGATATAACCGATGTGCGCCTTGCCGTAGAAGGGCACCAGGTGGTGCTCACACGTGGAGTAGATCGGGATGTCCCGCACCAGCACGAGCTCCTGGTGGTCCTCCGCGAAGGTGCGCTCCAGCACGTCCGTCGGGTCGCAGTGCAGACCCGCGAAGACCTCCTCGTAGGCCCGGGCGACACGCGCCGGGGTGTCCCGCAGGCCCTCGCGGTCCGGGTCCTCGCCGACGGCGATGAGCAGTTCCCGGACGGCGGCCTCGGCGCGCTCCCGGTCGAATGCGTTGTGGGTGTCGGTCATGTCTACTCCTTCGGCAGCTGGGGGTTGTCGTGGTCCGGCTCGGCGACGTCGTCGGCACCGGTGGTGGGGTGTTCCTCGGGCTGCCTGCCGACGTCCCCCCGCTCCCCGTGCTCCGGCTGCTCGTGGTCGGGGAGACGGAAACCGATGATCTCCGTCGGGGCGTCGGTGGCGTCATCTGCACGGTGCTTGCCGACGCCCGGGCCCTCCCCGTAGTTCTTCATGCCCGGGTGCTCACCGGAGGTGGCGTAGGGGTTCTCCGACGGCGGCCAGCCCGGCGCGGTCCAGTCCGCCGGCGGCGGGGTGCCGCCGTAACGGGCACCCGGTGCGGTCGGCGCCGACGGGGTGGCCGGGGTCTCGGGGGTGTCCCCGTCAGCCTTCTCCGCGGCCTCGCCCTGCACGGCCAGTTCCGCCTGCCGCCTGGCGCGTGCCTGACGGGAGGCCTCCAGCAGGGAGAAACGCTTCGGAGGTTCCTCGCCCCGCTCGAGGGCGATCTCCACCGGGGTCTTCACCGGCTCGCGGCCCTCCTGCTTGGGGAAGTGGTTCTCCGCGTCCGGGAAGATGACCGGGGCGTCCATAGGCTCGATGCCCTCGAAGAGCACCTCGAGGTCGGGGCGGCGCAGGGTCTCCTTCTCCAGGAGCTTCTCGGCCAGGGTGTCCAGGTGGTCGCGGTACTCCGCGAGGATGTTGTAGGCGGTGCGGTGGGCGGCGTCGAGAAGCAGGTGCACCTCGTCGTCGATACGTGCCGCGACGGCCGGGGACACCGTGAGCATGCCGCCGCCCGGGCGGCCGGAGAAGGGGTCGCCCTGCTCCTCGCCGTACTTGACCATGCCGAGGGACGGCGACATGCCGTACTCGGTGATCATCGCGCGGGCGATCTTGGTGGCCTGCTCGATGTCGGCGGAGGCGCCGGTGGTCTGCTCACCGAAGACGAGCTCCTCGGCGGCGCGGCCACCCATGGCGAACACCAGACGGGCGAAGAGCTCGTCGCGGTTGTACATGCCCTTGTCGTCCTCCTGCGCCGTCATGGCGTGACCGCCGGTGCGGCCGCGGGCGAGGATGGTGACCTTGTACACGCGCTCGATGTCCTTGAGCGCCCACGCGGCCAGGGTGTGGCCGCCCTCGTGGTACGCGGTGACCTTCTTCTCCTTCTCGGAGATGATCTTGGAGGAGCGGCGCGGGCCGCCGATGACACGGTCGGTGGCCTCCTCCAGGGCGTCGGCGGTGATGACGTTGCCGCCGATACGGGCGGTGAGCAGGGCGGCCTCGTTGAGGACGTTCGCCAGGTCCGCGCCCGACATGCCGGCGGTGCGCTTGGCCAGGGCCTTGATGTCCGCGTCCGGACCCAGCGGCTTGCCCTTCGCGTGCACCTCGAGGATCCGCTCACGGCCCTTGAGGTCCGGGTTGGTCACCGGGATCTGCCGGTCGAAACGGCCCGGGCGCAGCAGCGCCGGGTCAAGGATGTCCGGGCGGTTGGTGGCGGCCATGAGGATGACGCCCTCGCGGTCACCGAAGCCGTCCATCTCGACGAGCAGCTGGTTGAGGGTCTGCTCGCGCTCGTCGTGGCCGCCGCCCATGCCGGAGCCGCGCTGGCGGCCGACGGCGTCGATCTCGTCGACGAAGATGATGCAGGGGCTGTTCTCCTTGGCCTGCTTGAACAGGTCACGGACGCGGGAGGCGCCGACGCCGACGAACATCTCGACGAAGTCGGAGCCGGAGATGGAGTAGAACGGCACGCCGGCCTCACCCGCCACGGCGCGCGCCAGCAGTGTCTTGCCGGTGCCGGGC of the Corynebacterium humireducens NBRC 106098 = DSM 45392 genome contains:
- the folE gene encoding GTP cyclohydrolase I FolE, whose translation is MTDTHNAFDRERAEAAVRELLIAVGEDPDREGLRDTPARVARAYEEVFAGLHCDPTDVLERTFAEDHQELVLVRDIPIYSTCEHHLVPFYGKAHIGYIPGRNGHVTGLSKLARLADMYAKRPQVQERLTSQIADALVDKLGAQAVIVVIECEHLCMAMRGIRKPGSTTTTSAVRGGFKTSAASRAEVLSLIRG
- the folB gene encoding dihydroneopterin aldolase is translated as MADRIELTGLECFGHHGVFPEEKREGQPFIVDVTCWLEIGPAAATDDLTLTVNYAELAELAVSVVEGEPRDLIETVAVEIAERAMADFPLLHAVEVTIHKPEAPIPHTFADVAVVARRSRRREAQFRNA
- the ftsH gene encoding ATP-dependent zinc metalloprotease FtsH: MNNKRILQIGLISAIALVTIFVFSLLTDDTRGFQRVDTSVAMTQLQENNAREVQIDDREQRIRIELREPITYEEREGVEEIIAQYPARTAPQVFDAVQSSGADEYNTKVTQESFLMGMLGFLLPMLLLFGLLFFFLTRMQGGGGMFGFGGSKHKELTKDMPTNTFADVAGADEAVDELQEIKDFLQDPTRYHALGAKIPRGVLLYGPPGTGKTLLARAVAGEAGVPFYSISGSDFVEMFVGVGASRVRDLFKQAKENSPCIIFVDEIDAVGRQRGSGMGGGHDEREQTLNQLLVEMDGFGDREGVILMAATNRPDILDPALLRPGRFDRQIPVTNPDLKGRERILEVHAKGKPLGPDADIKALAKRTAGMSGADLANVLNEAALLTARIGGNVITADALEEATDRVIGGPRRSSKIISEKEKKVTAYHEGGHTLAAWALKDIERVYKVTILARGRTGGHAMTAQEDDKGMYNRDELFARLVFAMGGRAAEELVFGEQTTGASADIEQATKIARAMITEYGMSPSLGMVKYGEEQGDPFSGRPGGGMLTVSPAVAARIDDEVHLLLDAAHRTAYNILAEYRDHLDTLAEKLLEKETLRRPDLEVLFEGIEPMDAPVIFPDAENHFPKQEGREPVKTPVEIALERGEEPPKRFSLLEASRQARARRQAELAVQGEAAEKADGDTPETPATPSAPTAPGARYGGTPPPADWTAPGWPPSENPYATSGEHPGMKNYGEGPGVGKHRADDATDAPTEIIGFRLPDHEQPEHGERGDVGRQPEEHPTTGADDVAEPDHDNPQLPKE
- the folP gene encoding dihydropteroate synthase, encoding MRVADLTVPGRCLVMGIVNVTEDSFSDGGRWLDIDAAIAHGRELVEQGADMIDVGGESTRPGATRVDAAVEAARVAPVVAALAEEGIPTSVDTMRASVALAAAEAGVAMINDVSGGLADPDMYRVMANTDLPVCLMHWRTVQFGDAAGQADHGGDVVADVRDTLGRLVDNALAAGVARDSIVLDPGLGFAKSSEDNWALLNHLPEFIAGEFPVLVGASRKRFLAGVRAARGLEVVPADADPATAAVTAISAQMGAWGVRVHNVPVSRDAVDVAALWNAGGDRG